The following are encoded together in the Pseudodesulfovibrio indicus genome:
- a CDS encoding branched-chain amino acid ABC transporter substrate-binding protein, giving the protein MKVKLSLIALCLVLAAMLAACGGEAKKDEQKDEQGDVKTGEIAAPAKVVLGVAGAHSGDLASYGLPTVNAAKLVAKKINAEGGINGAMVEVVAQDDQCKPELATNAATKMLSDGVKIVLGHICSGATKAALPIYLDGKIVVMSPSATNPPLTQSGEYPNFFRTIAPDDAQAALEVSFAKSLGLKKVAVIHDKGDYGKGFATFCQQFIDADPEIEVVLFEGVTPGAVDYSAVVQKIKSSGAEGVIFGGYHPEASKIVTGMRKKDMDMPFLSDDGVKDETFIKVAGKYAEGVYATGPMDFSSNTIYQEAVAAHKAEFNADPGPFFPEAYSAALALLNAVKVAGGTDYDKLIDALHNSYVETAVGKIKFDAKGDAEGVGFAVYQVKDGKYQEVK; this is encoded by the coding sequence ATGAAAGTCAAACTGAGTCTGATTGCTCTTTGCCTTGTCCTGGCAGCCATGCTGGCGGCCTGCGGCGGTGAAGCGAAGAAGGATGAACAGAAGGACGAGCAGGGTGATGTGAAAACCGGCGAGATCGCCGCTCCCGCGAAAGTCGTTCTCGGCGTGGCCGGCGCCCATTCCGGCGACCTGGCCTCCTACGGCCTGCCCACCGTCAACGCCGCCAAGCTGGTGGCCAAGAAGATCAACGCCGAGGGCGGCATCAACGGCGCCATGGTCGAAGTCGTCGCTCAGGACGATCAGTGCAAGCCCGAGCTGGCCACCAACGCCGCCACCAAGATGCTGTCCGACGGCGTGAAGATCGTCCTCGGCCACATCTGCTCCGGCGCCACCAAGGCCGCGCTGCCCATCTATCTGGACGGCAAGATCGTGGTCATGTCTCCCTCCGCCACCAACCCGCCGCTGACCCAGTCCGGCGAGTACCCGAACTTTTTCCGCACCATCGCCCCGGATGACGCCCAGGCCGCTCTCGAAGTGTCCTTCGCCAAGTCCCTGGGCCTCAAGAAGGTCGCCGTCATCCACGACAAGGGCGACTACGGCAAGGGCTTCGCCACCTTCTGCCAGCAGTTCATCGACGCCGATCCCGAGATCGAGGTCGTGCTGTTCGAAGGCGTGACCCCCGGCGCCGTGGACTACTCCGCGGTCGTCCAGAAGATCAAGAGCTCCGGTGCGGAAGGCGTCATCTTCGGCGGCTACCATCCCGAGGCCTCCAAGATCGTCACCGGCATGCGCAAGAAGGACATGGACATGCCCTTCCTGTCCGACGACGGCGTGAAGGACGAGACCTTCATCAAGGTCGCCGGCAAGTACGCCGAGGGCGTCTACGCCACCGGCCCCATGGACTTCTCCTCCAACACCATCTACCAGGAAGCCGTTGCGGCCCACAAGGCCGAGTTCAACGCCGATCCCGGCCCGTTCTTCCCCGAGGCCTACTCCGCGGCCCTGGCCCTGCTGAACGCGGTCAAGGTTGCCGGCGGCACCGATTACGACAAGCTGATCGATGCCCTGCACAACTCCTACGTGGAGACCGCTGTGGGCAAGATCAAGTTCGACGCCAAGGGCGATGCTGAGGGCGTTGGCTTTGCCGTGTACCAGGTGAAAGACGGCAAGTACCAGGAAGTCAAGTAA
- a CDS encoding tetratricopeptide repeat protein encodes MTDSRVLFGRKAVILAVFVSLAAMFVTSFVYRLENPNLFVKAKQQSFSQAGESGAPEGMGGAMNGAMSRVREFMDRVKEHPDDVEALVGLGNSFLMMRAWDRALEPLEKARALAPQDATVLKAVGIAYFNKGDYAKATECYEGVLKIDPNDTLALFNLGVIYKHYSQKPDEAGTYFEKVLELEKEDAEMIKLAREELGK; translated from the coding sequence ATGACGGATAGCCGCGTCCTGTTCGGCCGCAAGGCCGTGATCCTGGCCGTGTTCGTGTCCCTGGCCGCCATGTTCGTGACCAGCTTCGTCTACCGGCTGGAGAACCCGAATCTGTTCGTCAAGGCCAAGCAGCAGAGCTTTTCCCAGGCCGGGGAGAGCGGCGCGCCCGAAGGCATGGGCGGGGCCATGAACGGGGCCATGTCCCGGGTCCGCGAGTTCATGGACCGCGTCAAGGAACACCCGGACGACGTGGAGGCGCTGGTCGGGCTGGGCAACTCCTTCCTGATGATGCGCGCCTGGGACCGCGCCCTGGAGCCGCTCGAAAAGGCCCGCGCCCTGGCCCCGCAGGACGCCACGGTGCTCAAGGCCGTGGGCATCGCCTATTTCAACAAGGGCGATTACGCCAAGGCCACGGAGTGCTACGAGGGAGTCCTGAAGATCGACCCGAACGACACCCTGGCCCTTTTCAATTTGGGCGTGATTTACAAGCATTATTCCCAAAAACCCGACGAGGCCGGAACTTACTTCGAAAAGGTCCTGGAATTGGAAAAAGAAGATGCGGAAATGATAAAGCTCGCCCGGGAAGAGCTTGGGAAATAA
- a CDS encoding CcmD family protein, translating into MSATTYIFIANVAVWLGVAGYLALLGSRSATLEKRIRQIELLGDGHDG; encoded by the coding sequence ATGTCCGCAACAACCTACATCTTCATCGCCAACGTGGCTGTCTGGCTCGGCGTGGCCGGATACCTGGCCTTGCTGGGCTCCCGGTCCGCGACCCTGGAAAAGCGCATCCGCCAGATCGAACTCCTGGGAGACGGCCATGACGGATAG
- the ccsA gene encoding cytochrome c biogenesis protein CcsA, with translation MKVSILAVLAGLALAAQQAMIWFYAPVAQSGPVQKIFYMHLPCSWWALVSFFVVFVASILYLFGRKDVFDRVAGAAAELGVLFASLALVTGSTWARAEWGHWWLWDPKLTTALIMWYVYAGYLVLRNTPMGRDRKALVCAVLGIVAFLDVPLVFFAAKLWGSAHPDGLARQGSGMEIRMWHTVFAGLVAFGLLWGAMLVARIRQLGQAARLEAMLVWDEE, from the coding sequence ATGAAAGTTTCCATCCTGGCCGTGCTGGCCGGTCTCGCGCTGGCGGCGCAACAGGCCATGATCTGGTTTTACGCGCCCGTGGCCCAGTCCGGACCCGTGCAGAAAATCTTCTACATGCACCTGCCGTGCTCCTGGTGGGCGCTGGTCTCCTTCTTCGTGGTCTTCGTGGCCTCCATCCTCTACCTGTTCGGGCGCAAGGACGTGTTCGACCGGGTGGCGGGCGCGGCCGCCGAGCTGGGCGTGCTCTTCGCCTCGCTGGCGCTGGTCACCGGGTCCACCTGGGCCAGGGCGGAGTGGGGCCACTGGTGGCTCTGGGACCCGAAGCTGACCACCGCGCTGATCATGTGGTACGTGTACGCGGGCTACCTGGTCCTCCGGAACACGCCCATGGGCCGCGACCGCAAGGCGCTGGTCTGTGCCGTGCTCGGCATCGTCGCCTTCCTGGACGTGCCGCTGGTCTTTTTCGCGGCCAAGCTGTGGGGCTCGGCCCATCCCGACGGGCTGGCCCGCCAGGGATCGGGCATGGAAATCCGCATGTGGCACACCGTGTTCGCCGGGCTCGTCGCCTTCGGCCTGCTGTGGGGAGCCATGCTCGTGGCCCGCATCCGGCAGCTGGGCCAGGCCGCCCGTCTCGAAGCCATGCTCGTCTGGGACGAGGAATAG
- a CDS encoding ABC transporter ATP-binding protein — translation MGDSGKALLTVRRAAKFFGNKLVFKEVSCEVLPGRIMLVAGPNGAGKSTLMRIMAGLAKPSAGEVVLHADPAKCAYLGHATFIYPGLSALENLKFWGSMYGLSPTRDQLMELLRRVGLERAAEEKAGSFSRGMAQRLNLARIYQADPELIFLDEPGTGLDPASLGRLRTEITGLRDRGVSVVWISHHVAEDSALADTVLALGGRRVEYFGPASGFTPEGAC, via the coding sequence ATGGGCGACTCCGGCAAAGCGCTGCTCACGGTCCGGCGGGCCGCCAAGTTCTTCGGCAACAAGCTCGTCTTCAAGGAGGTCTCCTGCGAGGTCCTCCCGGGCCGGATCATGCTCGTGGCCGGTCCCAACGGCGCGGGCAAATCCACGCTCATGCGGATCATGGCCGGGCTGGCCAAGCCCTCGGCGGGCGAGGTCGTGCTGCACGCGGACCCGGCGAAATGCGCCTATCTCGGTCACGCCACCTTCATCTATCCGGGGCTGTCCGCCCTGGAAAACCTGAAATTCTGGGGCAGCATGTACGGGCTGTCCCCGACCCGCGACCAGCTCATGGAGCTGCTCAGGCGGGTGGGGCTGGAGCGGGCGGCCGAGGAAAAGGCCGGATCGTTCTCGCGCGGCATGGCCCAGCGCCTCAACCTGGCCCGCATCTACCAGGCGGACCCGGAACTCATCTTTCTGGACGAGCCCGGCACCGGGCTCGACCCGGCCTCCCTCGGCAGACTGCGCACCGAGATCACCGGGCTGCGCGACCGGGGCGTGAGCGTGGTCTGGATCAGCCACCACGTGGCCGAGGATTCGGCGTTGGCCGACACGGTCCTGGCCCTGGGCGGGCGCAGGGTGGAGTACTTCGGCCCGGCCTCCGGCTTCACCCCGGAGGGCGCATGCTGA
- a CDS encoding heme lyase CcmF/NrfE family subunit, with product MHLTGYVGLLFSLLAFLFLAGFAGYAAWSRKGETLTLLERGQMLAAGGVIFSTLLLLVGLTSRDYSFRYVYDNVDNALSFVYTLTALWGGREGSLLFWELIIAVSGMIFVATPGYKSFSDGTKLFFWMFFLTVQAFFLLLLTGWSNPFIEIIPAPADGRGLNPLLRNPGMIFHPPLLFLGFALYTIPACSALAASIAGEKKSWIAVVRNWNILSWIFLTAGIILGGWWSYMELGWGGYWAWDPVENASLIPWFAGTAVLHTAIIESRRNALQRTNVFLMSLTFVLCIFSTYLTRSGVIDSLHTFGASGVAKPLFWSMVVFMGLTVMVTFLSERLTHRSLSDFLSRQGMLVIAAWVLLALGMVVTLGTMWPVISQLWTHSPMGLDANFYNRVCLPFMALLVLIFCVCPWLGWKGGVRNVMGLSIVGGVLVVSFGVLYFTGMTNVLAALTAAASVAAIVGIGLLFALYPAMRAMRQSWGAYGIHLGLVLLALGIAFSGPYKVEREVILAQGETAQIAEFTVTFTGLHEDRNIGDIDVRATATLAVTKDGRDVGVLRPDKRIYKNFPNQQFAEVGTIPSFGDELYATLLGLTEDNKASFKISVNPLVNWIWIGGTLMCVVAFLLLRRMPRPGEVR from the coding sequence ATGCATCTGACCGGATACGTCGGTTTACTCTTTTCCCTGCTCGCCTTCCTCTTTCTCGCCGGGTTCGCCGGCTATGCCGCCTGGTCGCGGAAGGGCGAGACCCTGACCCTGCTGGAACGGGGCCAGATGCTGGCCGCCGGCGGGGTGATCTTCTCCACCCTGTTGCTCCTGGTCGGACTGACCTCGCGCGACTACTCCTTCCGCTACGTCTACGACAACGTGGACAACGCCCTGTCCTTCGTCTACACCCTGACCGCCCTGTGGGGCGGCCGCGAGGGGTCGCTCCTGTTCTGGGAACTGATCATCGCCGTGTCCGGCATGATCTTCGTGGCCACGCCCGGCTACAAATCCTTCAGCGACGGGACCAAGCTCTTTTTCTGGATGTTCTTCCTGACCGTGCAGGCGTTCTTCCTGCTCCTGCTCACCGGCTGGTCGAACCCGTTCATCGAGATCATCCCGGCCCCGGCGGACGGGCGCGGCCTGAACCCGCTGCTCCGCAACCCCGGCATGATCTTCCATCCGCCGCTGCTCTTCCTGGGCTTCGCCCTGTACACCATCCCCGCCTGCTCGGCCCTGGCCGCATCCATCGCGGGCGAGAAGAAATCGTGGATCGCCGTGGTCCGCAACTGGAACATCCTGTCCTGGATCTTCCTGACCGCGGGCATCATCCTCGGCGGCTGGTGGTCCTACATGGAGCTGGGCTGGGGCGGCTACTGGGCCTGGGACCCGGTGGAGAACGCCTCCCTGATCCCCTGGTTCGCGGGCACGGCGGTGCTGCACACCGCGATCATCGAGTCCCGGCGCAACGCGCTGCAGCGGACCAACGTGTTTCTCATGTCCCTGACCTTCGTCCTGTGCATCTTCTCCACCTACCTGACCCGCTCCGGGGTCATCGACTCCCTGCACACCTTCGGGGCGTCCGGGGTGGCCAAGCCGCTGTTCTGGTCCATGGTCGTGTTCATGGGGTTGACCGTGATGGTCACCTTCCTGTCCGAGCGGCTGACCCACCGCTCCCTGTCCGACTTTCTGAGCCGACAGGGCATGCTGGTCATCGCGGCCTGGGTGCTGCTGGCGCTCGGCATGGTCGTCACCCTCGGCACCATGTGGCCGGTCATCAGCCAGCTCTGGACCCACTCGCCCATGGGGCTGGACGCCAACTTCTACAACCGCGTCTGCCTGCCGTTCATGGCGCTTCTGGTGCTCATCTTCTGCGTCTGTCCGTGGCTCGGCTGGAAGGGCGGGGTGCGCAACGTCATGGGATTGTCCATCGTGGGCGGCGTGCTCGTGGTCTCCTTCGGCGTCCTGTACTTCACCGGCATGACCAACGTGCTGGCGGCCCTGACCGCCGCGGCCAGCGTGGCCGCCATCGTCGGCATCGGCCTGCTCTTCGCCCTGTATCCGGCCATGCGCGCCATGCGCCAGTCCTGGGGCGCCTACGGCATCCACCTCGGCCTGGTGCTGCTGGCGCTGGGCATCGCCTTCTCCGGCCCCTACAAGGTGGAGCGCGAAGTGATCCTGGCCCAGGGCGAGACCGCGCAGATCGCGGAGTTCACCGTGACCTTCACCGGCCTGCACGAGGACCGCAACATCGGGGACATCGACGTGCGCGCCACCGCCACCCTGGCCGTGACCAAGGACGGCCGCGACGTGGGCGTGCTCCGGCCCGACAAGCGCATCTACAAGAATTTCCCGAACCAGCAGTTCGCCGAGGTGGGCACCATCCCGAGCTTCGGCGACGAGCTCTACGCCACGCTCCTCGGCCTGACCGAGGACAACAAGGCGAGCTTCAAGATCAGCGTCAACCCGCTGGTCAACTGGATCTGGATCGGCGGCACCCTCATGTGCGTGGTGGCCTTCCTGCTGCTCAGGCGCATGCCCAGGCCGGGCGAGGTCCGGTAG
- a CDS encoding cytochrome c maturation protein CcmE, whose translation MAKNSNKIVYAVALVLFLGGLSYLIFSGLTQDSVYFLNVTEALAQDRAEIGNARLFGKVSPANLTVADGKLGADFDLVDKMETDKTLRVQFKGALPDTFKEDVEVIVEGRFTPDGQVFVAKTLVTKCPSKYEEQSKQMEQGKNQKG comes from the coding sequence ATGGCCAAAAATTCCAATAAGATCGTGTATGCAGTCGCCCTGGTGTTGTTTCTGGGCGGCCTCTCCTACCTCATATTCTCCGGACTGACCCAGGATTCGGTCTACTTCCTCAACGTGACCGAGGCCTTGGCCCAGGACCGCGCGGAGATCGGCAACGCCCGGCTGTTCGGCAAGGTCTCGCCCGCCAACCTGACCGTTGCCGACGGCAAGCTCGGCGCGGACTTCGACCTGGTGGACAAGATGGAGACGGACAAGACCCTGCGCGTGCAGTTCAAGGGCGCGCTGCCCGACACCTTCAAGGAGGACGTCGAGGTCATCGTGGAAGGGCGGTTCACTCCCGACGGGCAGGTTTTCGTGGCCAAGACCCTGGTCACGAAGTGTCCTTCCAAGTATGAGGAGCAGAGCAAGCAGATGGAGCAGGGAAAGAACCAGAAGGGCTAG
- a CDS encoding hemolysin family protein — translation MIELILAVGVAVFVSMFCSVAEAALYSMSWADIQKLKDSGRKSAALLHKLRTRIDEPITAILTLNTCAHTAGAAVAGWAWAKLYGEDTLWLFTVVFTVIILIFTEIMPKTIGVLYSDVIAPPLARPLRGMVWLFKPVIAVMGLLSKAVNSREAKPDHTEDDIRAIVSLTRRSGVIKPYEETSIRNILSLDCKSVEGIMTPRTVVFSLPADMTVAEARESHPEWPHSRIPVYDEDPEDIVGVVYRRVVLEALADDRDDMKLSDIMRPVRFVLETITLDKLLVQFLGSRMHLAVVLDEYGGVAGVVTLEDVLEEILGSEIVDETDQVVDMRELARTQRDELTRDRNGSVRKGK, via the coding sequence ATGATTGAACTCATTCTCGCCGTCGGCGTGGCCGTCTTCGTGTCCATGTTCTGTTCTGTGGCCGAAGCGGCCCTCTATTCCATGAGCTGGGCCGACATCCAGAAGCTCAAGGATAGCGGGCGCAAGTCCGCGGCTTTGCTCCACAAGCTCCGCACAAGAATCGATGAGCCCATCACCGCCATCCTGACCCTGAACACCTGCGCCCACACCGCCGGAGCGGCCGTGGCGGGCTGGGCCTGGGCCAAACTTTACGGTGAAGACACCCTCTGGCTCTTTACAGTGGTCTTTACAGTAATTATTCTCATCTTCACCGAGATCATGCCCAAGACCATCGGCGTGCTCTACTCGGACGTCATCGCCCCGCCGCTGGCGAGGCCGCTTCGGGGCATGGTCTGGCTGTTCAAGCCGGTGATCGCCGTCATGGGCCTGTTGTCCAAGGCGGTGAACAGCCGCGAGGCCAAACCGGACCACACGGAGGACGACATTCGGGCCATCGTCAGCCTGACCCGGCGGTCGGGCGTGATCAAGCCCTACGAGGAGACGTCCATCCGCAACATCCTCTCCCTGGACTGCAAGAGCGTGGAGGGGATCATGACGCCGAGGACCGTGGTCTTCTCGCTGCCCGCGGACATGACCGTGGCCGAGGCGCGGGAGTCGCATCCGGAGTGGCCCCACAGCCGCATCCCGGTATACGACGAGGACCCGGAGGACATCGTGGGCGTGGTCTACCGGCGGGTGGTGCTCGAAGCGCTGGCCGACGACCGCGACGACATGAAGCTGTCGGACATCATGCGGCCCGTCCGGTTCGTGCTGGAGACCATCACCCTGGACAAGCTCCTGGTGCAGTTCCTGGGCAGCCGGATGCACTTGGCCGTGGTCCTGGACGAGTACGGCGGGGTGGCCGGGGTGGTCACCCTGGAGGACGTCCTGGAAGAGATTTTGGGCAGTGAAATAGTTGACGAGACCGATCAGGTGGTGGATATGCGGGAGCTCGCGCGCACCCAGCGCGATGAACTGACCCGCGACCGCAACGGCTCGGTCCGAAAGGGAAAATAG
- a CDS encoding glycosyltransferase family 9 protein translates to MNPTAAERTPVVFRLGHMGDVALITGVLSHWHRTHGETFVVVTREGNLPLLENHPAVAGTVGLTDQDLTDSGWLRKTGELARRFAGAPLYDLHGTLRSRMLALRWKGEVRRYPKFGITRRLFERTRSDRFRAKLEALNVPQRYALARDDAPPPREALLPTVHLTETEQAEAATRLAPLSGDNPLVALHPYATHPSKQWPMESWTALTGLLDGAGFDWFVVGRNQAPLLPDHGRDLTNATGLRATCALLGRADLLVTGDSGPMHLAAGVGTPVVALFGPTARAWGFYPAGPRDTVLEHALACRPCSLHGAKQCTRGFECMTLTRPEAVLDAVRAVLG, encoded by the coding sequence ATGAATCCGACCGCAGCCGAGCGCACCCCCGTGGTCTTCCGACTGGGACACATGGGCGACGTGGCCCTGATCACCGGTGTCCTGTCCCACTGGCACCGGACCCACGGCGAGACCTTCGTGGTCGTGACCCGCGAGGGCAACCTGCCGCTGCTTGAAAACCACCCCGCCGTGGCCGGGACCGTGGGACTGACCGACCAGGACCTGACCGACTCCGGCTGGCTGCGCAAGACCGGCGAGTTGGCCCGCCGGTTCGCGGGCGCGCCCCTCTACGACCTGCACGGCACCCTGCGTTCGCGCATGCTCGCCCTGCGCTGGAAGGGCGAGGTCCGCCGCTACCCCAAGTTCGGCATCACCCGCCGACTCTTCGAGCGCACCCGGTCCGACCGGTTCCGCGCGAAGCTCGAAGCCCTGAACGTGCCGCAGCGCTACGCCCTGGCCCGGGACGACGCCCCGCCGCCCCGCGAAGCCCTGCTGCCGACCGTCCATCTGACCGAAACGGAACAGGCCGAAGCCGCGACGCGCCTCGCTCCGCTGTCCGGCGACAACCCCCTGGTCGCCCTGCACCCCTACGCCACCCACCCGTCCAAGCAGTGGCCCATGGAAAGCTGGACCGCCCTGACCGGGCTGCTCGACGGCGCCGGGTTCGACTGGTTCGTGGTGGGCCGAAACCAGGCCCCGCTCCTGCCGGACCATGGCCGTGACCTGACCAACGCCACCGGCCTGCGCGCCACCTGCGCGCTCCTCGGCCGGGCGGACCTGCTGGTCACCGGCGATTCCGGCCCCATGCACCTGGCCGCCGGGGTGGGCACGCCCGTGGTCGCCCTGTTCGGGCCCACGGCCCGCGCCTGGGGATTCTACCCCGCCGGGCCGCGCGACACGGTCCTGGAGCACGCCCTGGCCTGCCGCCCCTGCTCCCTGCACGGCGCGAAACAGTGCACGCGCGGGTTCGAGTGCATGACCCTGACCCGGCCCGAAGCGGTCCTCGACGCGGTCCGCGCCGTTCTCGGCTGA
- the nadD gene encoding nicotinate (nicotinamide) nucleotide adenylyltransferase: MKTGILGGSFNPVHTGHVRMAIEVLERLGLDRVELVPAAEPPHKPGEGMLPFELRLELVRRAIEGIPGLGANPLEAERPGPSFTCDTLTCYRTEQPDTEMYFILGASTFLELHKWRRGLEIPELASLVVVNRWEAAEAVAGFVESSWPEAVEEEQGEWRLPGGNTIRLVDIPRLDIKGGQIRRRWLDRRNLRLLVPDGVVELLEERAETIERYWGARGSA, encoded by the coding sequence GTGAAGACAGGGATATTGGGCGGCAGTTTCAATCCGGTGCATACCGGGCACGTGCGCATGGCCATCGAGGTGCTGGAGCGGCTCGGGCTGGACCGGGTCGAGCTGGTCCCGGCGGCGGAGCCGCCGCACAAGCCGGGCGAGGGCATGCTGCCGTTCGAGCTGCGGCTGGAGCTGGTCCGGCGGGCCATCGAGGGCATTCCGGGACTGGGCGCGAATCCGCTGGAAGCGGAGCGGCCCGGCCCTTCATTCACCTGCGACACCCTGACCTGCTACCGCACGGAACAGCCCGATACGGAGATGTATTTCATCCTGGGCGCGTCCACGTTTCTGGAGCTGCACAAGTGGCGGCGGGGGCTGGAGATTCCCGAGCTCGCCTCGCTGGTGGTGGTCAACCGCTGGGAGGCCGCCGAGGCCGTGGCCGGGTTCGTGGAGTCGAGTTGGCCCGAGGCCGTTGAAGAGGAACAGGGGGAGTGGCGGCTGCCGGGCGGCAACACCATCCGGCTGGTGGACATCCCCAGGCTGGACATCAAGGGCGGGCAAATCCGCCGCCGTTGGCTGGACCGGCGCAACCTGCGGCTGCTGGTCCCGGACGGCGTGGTTGAGCTGCTGGAGGAGCGCGCCGAAACGATCGAGCGGTACTGGGGCGCGCGCGGATCCGCGTAG
- a CDS encoding glutamate-5-semialdehyde dehydrogenase, whose protein sequence is MDIREQMVEMGKRAKAAARKLSAASGKAKADALLILAGLLESESAAIAEANKLDLDAAAERGLDKARVQRLTISEKVLGSMIQGCREVAAMADPVGEIESMVKRPNGMLVGRMRVPLGVVAMIYESRPNATVDAGILCLKAGNAVILRGGSEAFHSNTCLAGLMHRALEEAGLPRDAVQVPPTTDREAVAEMLKLEEYIDVVIPRGGEGLIRAVTSQATMPVLKHYKGVCHIYADLSCDLDKAVPIVENAKMQYPSGCNALECLLVHRDVAGELLPRVAEAIGPKGVKFKACPQSLPLLGEYAEPASDEDWGFEFLDLILAVKVVDGLDEAMDHIARYGSNHTESILSEDYQNCMRFIREVDASLVVANATTRFNDGGQLGLGAEIGISTSKLHAYGPMGIKELTSAKFVLLGEGQVRE, encoded by the coding sequence ATGGACATACGCGAACAGATGGTGGAGATGGGCAAGCGCGCCAAGGCGGCGGCCCGCAAGCTCTCGGCAGCCTCGGGCAAGGCCAAGGCGGACGCCCTGCTGATCCTGGCCGGGCTGCTGGAATCCGAGTCGGCGGCCATTGCCGAAGCCAACAAGCTGGACCTGGACGCGGCCGCCGAGCGCGGCCTGGACAAGGCGCGGGTGCAGCGGCTGACCATCAGCGAAAAGGTACTGGGTTCCATGATCCAGGGTTGCCGCGAGGTGGCGGCCATGGCCGACCCCGTGGGCGAGATCGAGTCCATGGTCAAGCGCCCCAACGGGATGCTCGTGGGCCGCATGCGCGTGCCCCTCGGCGTGGTGGCCATGATCTACGAATCCAGGCCCAACGCCACGGTGGACGCGGGCATCCTCTGCCTCAAGGCGGGCAACGCGGTCATCCTGCGCGGCGGCAGCGAGGCGTTCCACTCCAACACCTGCCTGGCCGGGCTGATGCACCGCGCCCTGGAAGAGGCCGGGCTGCCCCGCGACGCGGTCCAGGTGCCGCCCACCACGGATCGCGAGGCCGTGGCCGAGATGCTCAAGCTCGAAGAATACATCGACGTGGTCATCCCGCGCGGCGGCGAGGGGCTGATCCGCGCAGTGACCAGCCAGGCGACCATGCCCGTGCTCAAGCACTACAAGGGCGTCTGCCACATCTATGCCGATCTTTCCTGCGACCTGGACAAGGCCGTTCCCATCGTGGAGAACGCCAAGATGCAGTACCCCAGCGGCTGCAACGCCCTGGAATGCCTGCTGGTCCACCGCGACGTGGCGGGCGAGTTGCTGCCCCGGGTGGCCGAGGCCATCGGCCCCAAGGGCGTGAAGTTCAAGGCCTGCCCCCAGTCCCTGCCCCTGCTCGGGGAATACGCCGAACCCGCGTCCGACGAGGACTGGGGCTTCGAGTTCCTGGACCTGATCCTGGCGGTCAAGGTGGTGGACGGGCTGGACGAGGCCATGGACCACATCGCCCGGTACGGCTCCAACCACACCGAGTCCATCCTCAGCGAGGACTACCAGAACTGCATGCGCTTCATCCGCGAGGTGGACGCCTCCCTGGTGGTCGCCAACGCCACCACCCGGTTCAACGACGGCGGCCAGCTCGGCCTGGGCGCGGAGATCGGCATCTCCACGTCCAAGCTCCACGCCTACGGTCCCATGGGCATCAAGGAACTGACGAGCGCGAAATTCGTCCTCCTGGGCGAAGGCCAGGTCAGGGAGTAG
- a CDS encoding tetratricopeptide repeat protein, whose translation MAATNPAQPEALADIEARTPQALHPILEAAFTYRKQLVLGVAAILVVAAAYAGFQAYGAKAKASAQAELGDILMTTTGAETLTKLDGLIGTAPSSVKPAVVLEAAQTAMTLGDYAKAAGYWEALVGLTEGEMQFVARLGNAKAMLLSGNAADALKEMNELVGLASAAYTVPVYRQLALTAEAAGDTAQALAAYKKLEEEKVGDTPFIEYKISQLESK comes from the coding sequence ATGGCTGCAACCAATCCCGCTCAACCCGAGGCGCTGGCCGATATCGAGGCCCGTACGCCCCAAGCTCTGCACCCCATCCTCGAAGCGGCGTTCACCTACCGCAAGCAGCTCGTCCTCGGCGTGGCCGCCATCCTGGTCGTGGCCGCCGCCTACGCGGGCTTTCAGGCATACGGCGCAAAGGCCAAGGCGTCCGCCCAGGCCGAACTCGGCGACATCCTGATGACCACCACCGGCGCGGAGACCCTGACCAAGCTGGACGGCTTGATCGGCACGGCCCCGTCCTCGGTCAAGCCCGCCGTGGTCCTGGAGGCCGCCCAGACCGCCATGACGCTCGGCGACTACGCCAAGGCCGCCGGTTACTGGGAGGCCCTGGTCGGCCTCACCGAAGGCGAGATGCAGTTCGTGGCCCGTCTCGGCAATGCCAAGGCCATGCTCCTTTCCGGCAACGCCGCCGACGCGCTCAAGGAAATGAACGAGCTGGTCGGCCTGGCCTCCGCCGCCTACACCGTGCCGGTCTACCGCCAGCTGGCCCTGACCGCCGAGGCCGCGGGCGACACCGCCCAGGCCCTGGCCGCCTACAAGAAGCTGGAAGAGGAAAAGGTCGGCGACACGCCGTTCATCGAATACAAGATTTCCCAGCTGGAATCCAAGTAA